From Panicum hallii strain FIL2 chromosome 2, PHallii_v3.1, whole genome shotgun sequence, a single genomic window includes:
- the LOC112882429 gene encoding tonoplast dicarboxylate transporter-like: protein MDPRRACWESSSEDVTRALLPVHEDRPTRGRSCSGLRAVLASKYLAAASGPAACALICALVDLGGHPAARNMLGVLAWVFLWWITDAVPLAVASMAPLFLFPAFGISSSDAVAKAYMDDVISLVLGSFILALAIEHYSIHRRLALNITALFCGDPVKPHLLLLGICGTTMFISMWIHNTPCTVMMMPVATGILQRLPRDELEGGSGSDVREVQRFSKAVVLGVVYASAIGGMATLTGTGVNIILVGMWSTYFPEQHPITFSSWMSFGLPISLVLFVALWAALCLMYCSKNTGRALSAYLDRSHLRRELSLLGPMAFAEKMVLAVFGGLIVLWMTRSLTDGIPGWAVLFDGKVGDGTVTIMMATLLFIIPSGKNDGEKLMDWGKCRKLQWNIILLLGAGFAIADGFKASGLTDILSQGLGFLRGAPALAIAPVACLFSGLITEFTSDDATTTLVLPLLAELGKSIGVHPLLLMVPGAIGAQLSFLLPTGSPGNVVGFGTGYITIKDMVVTGMPLKVVGVAALTILLPTLGSLVFGMA from the exons ATGGATCCGCGGCGCGCCTGCTGGGAGAGCTCGTCGGAGGACGTCACGAGGGCGCTGCTGCCGGTGCACGAGGACAGGCCGACGAGGGGCCGGTCCTGCTCGGGGCTCAGGGCGGTGCTCGCCAGCAAGTACCTGGCCGCCGCGTCGGggccggcggcgtgcgcgctGATCTGCGCGCTGGTGGACCTCGGCGGCCACCCCGCGGCGCGAAACATGCTCGGCGTCCTCGCCTGGGTGTTCCTGTGGTGGATCACGGACGCcgtgccgctcgccgtcgcgtCCATGGCGCCGCTGTTCCTCTTCCCCGCGTTCGGCATCTCCTCCTCCGATGCCGTCGCCAAGGCCTACATGGACGACGTCATCTCCCTCGTCCTCGGCAGCTTCATCCTCGCGCTCGCCATCGAGCACTACAGCatccaccgccgcctcgcccTCAAC ATCACGGCGCTGTTCTGCGGGGACCCGGTGAAGCcgcacctgctgctgctgggcaTCTGCGGCACGACCATGTTCATCAGCATGTGGATCCACAACACGCCGTGCACCGTCATGATGATGCCGGTGGCGACGGGGATCCTGCAGCGGCTCCCGCGCGACGAGCTGGAGGGTGGCTCCGGCTCGGATGTCCGCGAGGTCCAGCGGTTCTCCAAGGCGGTGGTGCTCGGCGTCGTGTACGCGTCGGCGATCGGCGGGATGGCCACGCTGACCGGCACGGGCGTGAACATCATCCTGGTGGGGATGTGGTCGACCTACTTCCCCGAGCAGCACCCCATCACCTTCAGCTCATGGATGTCCTTCGGGCTGCCCATCTCACTGGTCCTGTTCGTGGCGCTCTGGGCCGCGCTCTGCCTCATGTACTGCTCCAAGAACACCGGGAGGGCGCTCTCCGCCTACCTCGACAGGAGCCACCTCAGAAGGGAGCTCAGCTTGCTGG GTCCGATGGCATTTGCAGAGAAGATGGTTTTGGCGGTGTTTGGG GGTCTCATTGTTCTATGGATGACCAGGAGTCTGACGGACGGCATCCCTGGGTGGGCAGTCTTATTCGACGGCAAAGTTGGGGATGGAACGGTAACT ATCATGATGGCTACACTGCTGTTCATCATCCCGAGCGGCAAGAACGACGGCGAGAAGCTCATGGACTGGGGCAAGTGCCGGAAGCTGCAGTGGAACATCATCCTGCTCCTCGGCGCGGGCTTCGCCATCGCCGACGGGTTCAAGGCGAGCGGCCTGACCGACATCCTCTCCCAGGGCCTCGGCTTCCTGCGCGGCGCGCCGGCGCTGGCCATCGCGCCCGTGGCCTGCCTCTTCAGCGGCCTCATCACCGAGTTCACATCGGACGACGCCACCACCACGCtggtgctgccgctgctggccgAGCTGGGCAAGTCCATCGGCGTGCACCCGCTGCTGCTCATGGTCCCCGGCGCGATCGGCGCGCAGCTGTCGTTCCTGCTGCCCACCGGGTcgcccgggaacgtcgtcggctTCGGCACCGGGTACATCACCATCAAGGACATGGTGGTCACCGGGATGCCGCTGAAAGTCGTCGGCGTCGCGGCTCTGACGATCCTTCTGCCAACACTGG GTTCTCTGGTTTTTGGCATGGCTTAG
- the LOC112883395 gene encoding pirin-like protein At1g50590, with translation MEKPRQVVRKFLARPQHEGVGAVVRRSVGRFELRYFDPFLVLDEFSVSAPAGFPDHPHRGFETVTYMLEGAVTHEDFEGHRGTIKAGDVQWMTAGRGIVHSEMPAGPGTSKGLQLWVNLSSANKMVEPGYQEIQSKDIACTSADGVTVRVIAGNAMGARSPVRTRTPTMYLDFTVRPRAAVRQPVPPSWNAFVYVLEGEGVFGAERCAPAGAHHLLLLGQGDGLEAWNKSDRPLRFLLIGGEPIGEPVAQLGPFVMNTEEEIDMTVDDFERYANGFEKARHWKSQAMVALGVE, from the exons ATGGAGAAGCCCCGGCAGGTGGTGCGCAAGTTTCTGGCGCGGCCGCAGCACGAGGGCGTCGGCGCCGTCGTCCGCCGCAGCGTCGGCAG GTTTGAGCTGAGGTACTTCGATCCGTTCCTAGTCCTCGACGAGTTCTCCG TCTCTGCTCCGGCGGGGTTCCCCGACCACCCGCACAGAGGATTCGAGACCGTCACCTACATGCTCGAG GGCGCGGTGACGCACGAGGACTTCGAGGGCCACCGTGGCACGATCAAGGCCGGCGACGTGCAGTGGATGACGGCCGGCCGCGGCATCGTGCACTCCGAGATGCCCGCCGGCCCCGGCACGTCCAAGGGCCTGCAGCTCTGGGTCAACCTCTCCTCCGCCAACAAAAT GGTCGAGCCCGGGTACCAGGAGATCCAGAGCAAGGACATCGCGTGCACGTCCGCCGACGGCGTCACGGTGCGCGTGATCGCGGGGAACGCCATGGGCGCCCGGTCGCCGGTGCGCACGCGGACGCCGACCATGTACCTCGACTTCACGGTGCGCCCGCGCGCCGCGGTGCGGCAGCCCGTGCCCCCGTCGTGGAACGCCTTCGTGTACGTGCTCGAGGGCGAGGGCGTCTTCGGGGCCGAGCGGTGCGCGCCCGCCGGCGCGCAccacctgctcctcctcgggCAGGGCGACGGCCTCGAGGCGTGGAACAAGTCGGACAGGCCGCTCCGGTTCCTGCTCATCGGCGGCGAGCCCATCGGGGAGCCCGTGGCGCAGCTGGGCCCGTTCGTCATGAACACCGAGGAGGAGATCGACATGACCGTCGACGACTTCGAGCGCTACGCCAACGGGTTCGAGAAGGCCAGGCACTGGAAATCGCAGGCCATGGTAGCGCTGGGCGTAGAGTAG
- the LOC112881699 gene encoding tonoplast dicarboxylate transporter-like — protein sequence MDPRRACWESSSEDVTRPLLPVHEDRLAGRSCCSVLANRYLAVASGPAACALICALGDLGGHPAARNMLGVLAWVFLWWITDAVPLAVASMAPLFLFPAFGISSSDAVAKAYMDDVISLVLGSFILALAIEHYSIHRRLALNITSLFCGDPVKPHLLLLGICGTTVFISMWIHNTPCTVMMIQVATGILQRFPRDQLEGGADARELQRFSKALVLGITYASTIGGMATLTGTGANIILVGMWSTYFPEQRPITFSSWMSFGLPMALILFVALWATLCLMYCTKNTGRVLSAYLDRSHLRRELSLMGPMAFAEKMVLAVFGALIVLWMTRSLTDDIPGWAVLFDGKVGDGTVTILMTTLLFIIPSGKSDGEKLMDWGKCRKLQWHIILLLGAGFAIADGFKSSGLTDILSSGLGFLKGAPALAIAPAVCLFSGLITEFTSDDATATLVLPLLAELGKSIGVHPLLLMVPGTVGSQLSYLLPTATPGNVVGFGTGYITIKDMVLTGIPMKLAGIAALTILLPTLGSLVFGMDSGAVAL from the exons ATGGATCCGCGGCGCGCCTGCTGGGAGAGCTCGTCGGAGGACGTCACGCGGCcgctgctgcccgtgcacgagGACCGGCTCGCGGGGCGGTCCTGCTGCTCCGTGCTCGCGAACAGGTACCTGGCCGTCGCGTCGGggccggcggcgtgcgcgctCATCTGCGCCCTGGGGGACCTCGGCGGCCACCCCGCGGCGCGCAACATGCTCGGCGTCCTGGCCTGGGTGTTCCTGTGGTGGATCACGGACGCcgtgccgctcgccgtcgcgtCCATGGCGCCGCTGTTCCTCTTCCCGGCGTTCGGCATCTCCTCCTCCGACGCCGTCGCCAAGGCCTACATGGACGACGTCATCTCCCTCGTCCTAGGCAGCTTCATCCTCGCGCTCGCCATCGAGCACTACAGCatccaccgccgcctcgcccTAAAC ATCACGTCGCTGTTCTGCGGCGACCCGGTGAAGCCGCACCTGCTGCTGCTCGGCATCTGCGGCACGACCGTGTTCATCAGCATGTGGATCCACAACACGCCGTGCACCGTGATGATGATCCAGGTGGCGACGGGGATCCTGCAGCGGTTCCCGCGCGACCAGCTGGAGGGCGGCGCCGACGCCCGGGAGCTCCAGCGCTTCTCCAAGGCGCTGGTGCTCGGCATCACGTACGCGTCCACCATCGGCGGGATGGCGACGCTGACGGGCACGGGCGCCAACATCATTCTGGTGGGGATGTGGTCCACCTACTTCCCGGAGCAGCGCCCCATCACCTTCAGCTCATGGATGTCCTTCGGGCTCCCCATGGCGCTCATCCTGTTCGTGGCGCTCTGGGCCACGCTCTGCCTCATGTACTGCACCAAGAACACGGGGAGGGTGCTATCCGCTTACCTCGACAGGAGCCACCTCAGGAGGGAGCTCAGCTTGATGG GTCCGATGGCATTTGCAGAGAAGATGGTTTTGGCCGTCTTTGGG GCTCTCATTGTCCTATGGATGACCAGGAGCCTGACGGACGACATCCCAGGGTGGGCGGTCCTCTTCGACGGCAAAGTTGGGGATGGGACAGTCACG ATCCTGATGACGACGCTGCTGTTCATCATCCCGAGCGGCAAGAGCGACGGCGAGAAGCTCATGGACTGGGGCAAGTGCCGGAAGCTGCAGTGGCACATCATCCTGCTCCTCGGCGCGGGTTTCGCCATCGCCGACGGGTTCAAGTCGAGCGGCCTGACCGACATCCTCTCCTCGGGACTGGGCTTCCTGAAGGGCGCGCCGGCACTGGCCATCGCGCCTGCGGTCTGCCTCTTCAGCGGCCTCATCACCGAGTTCACCTCCGACGACGCGACCGCCACGCtggtgctgccgctgctggccgAGCTGGGCAAGTCCATCGGCGTGCACCCGCTGCTGCTCATGGTCCCCGGCACCGTCGGCTCGCAGCTGTCGTACCTGCTGCCCACCGCGACGCCGGGGAACGTCGTCGGGTTCGGCACCGGGTACATCACCATCAAGGACATGGTGCTCACCGGAATCCCGATGAAACTCGCCGGCATCGCAGCTCTCACGATACTGCTGCCAACGTTAG GTTCTCTGGTTTTTGGCATGGATTCAGGAGCTGTAGCCTTGTAG